The Glycine max cultivar Williams 82 chromosome 12, Glycine_max_v4.0, whole genome shotgun sequence genome window below encodes:
- the LOC102660405 gene encoding uncharacterized protein produces MNRRTRPSIPHPFHKYLKPGALARIRDSRISARSHRLNSLLRHQISLNRPPSPPPLPNSDQPQATANANAADASFPFFLARIYGPRCPQRKKLMAAKSILFVPVNPAADSPDLVIDDLLVAN; encoded by the coding sequence ATGAACCGCAGAACCAGACCAAGCATCCCTCATCCCTTCCACAAGTACCTCAAACCAGGCGCGCTTGCTCGAATCCGAGACTCTCGCATCAGCGCCAGATCTCACCGCCTCAACTCCCTCCTCCGCCACCAGATCTCCCTCAACCGCCCTCCCTCGCCGCCGCCGCTCCCCAACTCCGACCAGCCTCAGGCCACCGCCAACGCCAACGCCGCCGATGCCAGCTTCCCGTTCTTCCTTGCCAGGATCTACGGCCCGCGCTGCCCGCAGCGGAAGAAGCTCATGGCCGCCAAGTCTATCCTCTTCGTCCCCGTCAATCCCGCCGCGGACTCGCCCGATCTCGTCATCGACGATCTTCTCGTCGCCAATTGA
- the LOC100794803 gene encoding aconitate hydratase, cytoplasmic — MASTASSLLRASRSKLSSSSSASLSRTFARSAPRRSPGSSAAATRSFGSAVPRWSRGVDWRSPLGLRPHIRAAAPLIERFHRRIATSATENPFKGNLTSLPRPGGGEFGKFYSLPSLNDPRIDRLPYSIRILLESAIRNCDNFQVKKEDVEKIIDWENSSVKQVEIPFKPARVLLQDFTGVPAVVDLACMRDAMNKLGSDSNKINPLVPVDLVIDHSVQVDVARSENAVQANMELEFQRNKERFAFLKWGSNAFRNMLVVPPGSGIVHQVNLEYLGRVVFNTEGLLYPDSVVGTDSHTTMIDGLGVAGWGVGGIEAEAAMLGQPMSMVLPGVVGFKLSGKLRNGVTATDLVLTVTQMLRKHGVVGKFVEFYGDGMGELSLADRATIANMSPEYGATMGFFPVDHVTLQYLKLTGRSDETVTMIEAYLRANKLFIDYNEPQPDRVYSSYLELNLDEVEPCISGPKRPHDRVPLKEMKADWHACLDNNVGFKGFAIPKDVQGKVAKFDFHGQPAELKHGSVVIAAITSCTNTSNPSVMLGAGLVAKKAHDLGLQVKPWVKTSLAPGSGVVTKYLLKSGLQKYLNEQGFNIVGFGCTTCIGNSGELDQSVASAISENDIVAAAVLSGNRNFEGRVHPLTRANYLASPPLVVAYALAGTVDIDFQKEPIGTGKDGKNVYLRDIWPSTQEIAEAVQSSVLPDMFRSTYEAITKGNTMWNQLQVPAETLYSWDPKSTYIHEPPYFKGMTMDPPGAHGVKDAYCLLNFGDSITTDHISPAGNINKDSPAAKYLLERGVEQKDFNSYGSRRGNDEVMARGTFANIRLVNKLLNGEVGPKTVHIPTGEKLYVFDAAQRYKAEGQDTIVLAGAEYGSGSSRDWAAKGPMLLGVKAVIAKSFERIHRSNLVGMGIVPLCFKSGEDADTLGLTGHERYTIDLPSNISEIRPGQDVTVTTTTGKSFTCTVRFDTEVELAYFNHGGILPYVIRNLIKQ, encoded by the exons ATGGCTTCCACAGCCTCTTCGCTCCTCCGAGCTTCTAGGTCCAaactttcttcttcctcctccgcTTCTCTATCTAGAACCTTCGCTCGCTCCGCTCCTCGTCGATCCCCCGGCTCCTCCGCCGCCGCCACCCGCTCCTTCGGCTCCGCCGTCCCGCGATGGAGCCGCGGCGTCGACTGGCGCTCTCCTCTCGGCCTCCGCCCTCATATTAGAGCCGCCGCTCCCCTCATCGAACGCTTCCACCGCAGAATCGCCACTAGCG CTACTGAGAATCCTTTCAAGGGAAACCTCACGAGTCTCCCTAGGCCTGGTGGTGGCGAGTTTGGAAAGTTCTACAGCCTTCCGTCGCTCAACGATCCGAGAATCG ATAGGTTGCCATACTCTATCAGAATTCTCCTTGAATCTGCAATTCGTAATTGTGACAATTTCCAAGTTAAAAAGGAAGATGTTGAGAAGATTATTGACTGGGAAAACTCTTCAGTGAAGCAAGTTGAGATTCCTTTCAAGCCTGCTCGTGTTCTACTGCAG GATTTTACTGGAGTCCCTGCTGTTGTTGACCTGGCTTGCATGCGTGATGCTATGAATAAGCTTGGCAGTGATTCTAATAAGATTAATCCTCTG GTTCCTGTTGATCTTGTCATTGATCATTCAGTTCAAGTTGATGTAGCAAGGTCAGAGAATGCAGTGCAGGCCAATATGGAGCTTGAGTTCCAGAGAAACAAGGAGAGATTTGCTTTTCTGAAATGGGGGTCAAATGCTTTCCGTAATATGCTTGTTGTCCCTCCTGGTTCGGGTATAGTACATCAG GTTAATCTTGAATATCTTGGACGTGTTGTTTTCAACACTGAGGGCTTGCTCTATCCTGACAGTGTGGTTGGAACTGATTCACATACAACAATGATAGATGGGCTTGGAGTTGCTGGATGGGGTGTTGGTGGTATTGAAGCAGAGGCAGCAATGCTTGGTCAG CCTATGAGCATGGTGTTACCTGGTGTTGTTGGGTTCAAGTTATCTGGAAAACTGCGCAATGGTGTTACAGCAACTGACTTGGTTCTAACTGTGACACAAATGCTTAGGAAACATGGTGTTGTAGggaaatttgttgaattttatg gtGATGGTATGGGTGAGTTATCATTAGCTGACAGGGCCACTATCGCCAACATGTCTCCTGAATATGGTGCAACCATGGGCTTCTTCCCTGTAGACCACGTTACATTACAATACCTCAAATTAACTGGAAGAAGTGATGAGACT GTGACAATGATAGAGGCCTATCTCAGGGCAAACAAATTGTTTATTGACTATAATGAG CCTCAACCGGACAGAGTTTATTCATCCTATCTTGAATTGAACCTTGACGAAGTTGAACCATGCATCTCAGGACCCAAGAG ACCTCATGATCGGGTGCCTTTGAAAGAAATGAAGGCTGATTGGCATGCTTGTCTAGACAACAATGTGGGATTTAAG GGATTTGCTATACCAAAAGACGTACAAGGCAAAGTTGCAAAATTTGATTTCCATGGGCAGCCAGCAGAGCTGAAGCATGGCAGTGTTGTGATTGCTGCAATCACAAGTTGTACAAATACATCAAACCCAAGTGTTATGCTTGGGGCTGGTCTTGTAGCAAAGAAGGCACATGATCTAGGTTTGCAG GTTAAGCCATGGGTGAAAACGAGTCTTGCTCCTGGCTCTGGAGTTGTTACAAAATATCTACTTAAAAG TGGCCTGCAAAAGTATCTAAATGAACAGGGTTTCAACATTGTTGGATTTGGCTGTACCACATGTATTGGCAATTCAGGGGAACTAGACCAATCTGTTGCTTCTGCTATCTCTGAAAATG ACATTGTAGCTGCTGCTGTGTTGTCCGGGAACCGTAATTTTGAGGGGCGTGTGCATCCCTTGACAAGAGCTAACTACCTAGCCTCACCACCTCTAGTTGTTGCTTATGCTCTTGCTGGGACA GTTGACATTGACTTTCAAAAGGAGCCAATAGGAACAGGGAAGGATGGAAAGAATGTTTACTTAAGGGATATCTGGCCATCCACTCAAGAAATTGCAGAG GCTGTCCAATCCAGTGTGTTGCCTGACATGTTCCGAAGTACATATGAAGCTATTACCAAAGGTAACACTATGTGGAACCAACTACAAGTTCCTGCTGAGACCCTGTACTCATGGGACCCCAAGTCAACATATATTCATGAACCTCCATACTTCAAGGGCATGACCATGGATCCTCCTGGAGCTCATGGTGTGAAAGATGCCTATTGTCTGCTGAATTTTGGTGACAGTATAACGACCGATCACATTTCTCCTGCTGGTAACATTAACAAGGATAGTCCTGCTGCAAAATACCTTCTGGAGCGAGGTGTGGAACAAAAGGACTTCAACTCTTATGGAAGTCGTCGTGGCAATGATGAAGTGATGGCAAGGGGAACTTTTGCCAACATTCGTCTTGTTAACAAGCTCTTGAATGGAGAAGTTGGCCCCAAGACAGTTCACATTCCGACTGGGGAGAAGCTTTATGTGTTTGATGCAGCCCAG AGATACAAGGCTGAAGGGCAGGACACCATTGTGCTGGCTGGAGCTGAATATGGTAGTGGAAGTTCCAGAGATTGGGCTGCCAAGGGTCCCATGCTATTG GGTGTCAAAGCTGTGATAGCTAAAAGTTTTGAGAGAATTCATCGTAGCAATTTGGTAGGAATGGGTATTGTTCCTCTTTGCTTTAAATCTGGTGAGGATGCTGACACATTGGGATTGACTGGTCACGAACGTTATACTATTGACCTCCCAAGTAACATCAGCGAGATAAGGCCTGGCCAAGATGTCACCGTAACAACTACTACCGGAAAATCTTTCACCTGCACAGTTCGCTTCGACACCGAG GTGGAACTTGCTTACTTTAACCATGGGGGCATTCTTCCATATGTCATCAGGAACCTCATTAAGCAGTGA
- the LOC100799380 gene encoding uncharacterized protein, producing MWNCCLKNNQVSSQDEDKEGEKVEKIIKTISCGMKKKVRLKTEDGEGSHHGDSASGPVRIRLVVTKEELKRMLRNRNENDPQHTSLEQLLSDMVLRDKRVFEVEKYGGSVNSWRPGLESIPEDCSTK from the coding sequence ATGTGGAACTGCTGCCTTAAAAACAACCAAGTATCATCACAAGATGAAGATAAAGAAGGTGAGAAAGTTGAGAAGATCATAAAGACAATTTCATGTGGCATGAAGAAGAAGGTAAGGCTCAAAACAGAAGATGGTGAAGGAAGTCATCATGGTGATTCTGCAAGTGGCCCTGTGAGGATTAGGCTGGTGGTGACTAAGGAAGAATTGAAGAGGATGTTGAGAAATAGGAATGAGAATGATCCTCAGCACACTTCGTTGGAGCAGTTACTAAGCGATATGGTGTTGAGAGATAAAAGGGTGTTTGAGGTTGAAAAATATGGTGGGAGCGTAAATTCTTGGAGGCCAGGTTTAGAAAGCATTCCGGAGGATTGCTCAACGAAGTAG
- the LOC100795338 gene encoding protein DETOXIFICATION 40 — translation MGSAEKEPLLTAEGTRSNSKHESSSHGQLERILSDDTLPFLNRVGPATWIELKLLFFLAAPAVIVYLINYLMSMSTQIFSGHLGNLELAAASLGNTGIQMFAYGLMLGMGSAVETLCGQAFGAQKYGMLGVYMQRSTILLSLAGVVLTVIYVFSEPMLIFLGESPRIASAAALFVYGLIPQIFAYAANFPIQKFLQAQSIVAPSAYISAATLVVHLGMSWVAVYEIGLGLLGASLVLSLSWWIMVIGQYVYIVKSERCRRTWQGFTWEAFSGLYGFFKLSAASAVMLCLETWYFQILVLLAGLLPNPELALDSLSICTTISGWVFMISVGFNAAASVRVSNELGARSPKSASFSVVVVTVISFIISVIAALVVLALRDVISYAFTGGEEVAAAVSDLCPLLALSLVLNGIQPVLSGVAVGCGWQAFVAYVNVGCYYGVGIPLGAVLGFYFQFGAKGIWLGMLGGTVMQTIILLWVTFRTDWTKEVEEAAKRLTKWEDKKEPLLN, via the exons ATGGGTTCAGCGGAGAAAGAGCCACTGTTAACAGCGGAGGGAACTCGATCAAACTCAAAGCACGAGTCCTCCTCCCATGGGCAACTTGAGAGAATTCTCTCCGACGACACCCTACCCTTCCTCAACCGTGTGGGACCCGCCACCTGGATCGAGTTGAAGCTCCTCTTCTTCCTCGCCGCCCCTGCCGTCATCGTCTACCTCATCAACTACCTCATGTCCATGTCCACCCAAATCTTCTCCGGCCACCTCGGCAACCTCGAACTCGCCGCCGCCTCCCTCGGCAACACCGGCATCCAAATGTTCGCCTACGGCCTCATG TTGGGTATGGGGAGTGCCGTGGAGACGCTATGCGGACAAGCATTCGGAGCTCAAAAGTACGGGATGTTAGGAGTCTACATGCAGCGGTCAACGATTCTTCTCTCACTAGCCGGCGTAGTGTTGACCGTGATATACGTATTCAGCGAACCGATGCTAATATTCCTCGGGGAATCACCGAGAATCGCGTCGGCGGCAGCACTCTTTGTGTACGGGTTGATCCCACAGATATTCGCATACGCGGCGAACTTCCCGATCCAGAAGTTTCTCCAAGCGCAGAGCATAGTGGCACCGAGCGCGTACATATCAGCGGCGACGCTGGTGGTCCACCTGGGGATGAGTTGGGTGGCGGTGTACGAGATTGGGTTGGGGCTGTTGGGGGCGTCGCTGGTGCTGAGCCTGTCGTGGTGGATAATGGTGATTGGACAGTACGTGTACATAGTGAAGAGCGAGAGGTGCAGGCGCACGTGGCAGGGGTTCACGTGGGAGGCGTTTAGCGGTTTGTATGGGTTCTTCAAGCTCTCCGCTGCGTCCGCGGTCATGCTGTGCCTGGAGACATGGTACTTTCAGATTCTGGTTTTGCTCGCGGGGCTTCTCCCTAATCCTGAGTTGGCTCTTGATTCCCTTTCTATctg CACCACAATTTCTGGATGGGTGTTCATGATCTCTGTTGGATTCAATGCAGCTGCAAG CGTGAGGGTGAGCAACGAACTAGGAGCAAGAAGTCCAAAATCAGCATCGTTTTCGGTGGTTGTGGTGACAGTGATTTCTTTCATAATATCAGTAATTGCAGCACTGGTGGTTCTTGCATTAAGAGATGTCATTAGCTATGCCTTCACAGGGGGTGAAGAGGTTGCTGCTGCAGTTTCAGATCTTTGTCCACTCCTTGCCCTTTCTCTTGTCCTCAATGGCATTCAACCCGTCTTATCTG GGGTGGCTGTTGGATGTGGATGGCAAGCTTTCGTAGCTTATGTAAACGTGGGTTGTTATTATGGAGTTGGCATACCATTGGGCGCGGTTCTCggcttttattttcaatttggtgCCAAG GGAATATGGCTGGGAATGCTAGGTGGCACCGTTATGCAAACAATTATTCTACTGTGGGTCACATTTAGAACGGATTGGACTAAGGAG GTAGAGGAAGCAGCCAAGAGGCTGACCAAATGGGAGGACAAGAAGGAACCACTACTAAATTGA